In the Streptobacillus moniliformis DSM 12112 genome, one interval contains:
- a CDS encoding methyltransferase regulatory domain-containing protein, with protein MNDIKELEKSYDSIPYISKSFKKCQPLHLKTMMKMLSFETTDLDKMRVLEIGCSFGGNIIPIAISNPNSEVIGLDLSKVQIDEGNDIIEKIGLKNIKLYHKNIVEYNNEFGKFDYIICHGVFSWVSDEVKEAILKVVKSSLTENGVAVISYNTYPGWKRIDVARDLMLFSIENLKDRLLNVNDQDKVEMGKSAIRFYLDNSIVDENMKDVLKNLLDKDTHYLYHEYFEKYNDPMYFYEFSKMLAKHNLIHVVDSSMSNSYPNFNQEVKTAINNECGDNRIAKEQYYDFLRNAQFRTSIITHSENSSKVNLTDEILLERLDDIYVRGVYSLEDGKWKYGETELYEQNDKLLKYLTDIYPKNIKIKKLVEKFGKDEYYKIYGLIYRENIEYDIYERGTSDESQIGPMNLNYLKYCFGANSKITFSSYKGEILELPEYLTILVDLLYESNLDSLKDKIVEKFETGELVSNAEKDFSKLADLVIKDIKRMVKVYELYR; from the coding sequence ATGAATGATATAAAAGAGTTAGAAAAATCTTATGACTCCATTCCATATATATCTAAAAGTTTTAAAAAGTGTCAACCACTACATTTAAAAACTATGATGAAAATGCTAAGTTTTGAAACTACTGATTTAGATAAAATGAGAGTTTTAGAAATAGGTTGTTCTTTTGGTGGAAATATTATACCTATAGCTATTTCAAATCCTAATTCTGAAGTTATAGGCTTAGATTTATCTAAGGTACAAATAGATGAAGGAAATGACATAATAGAAAAAATAGGACTAAAAAATATTAAACTATATCATAAAAATATTGTAGAATACAACAATGAATTTGGGAAATTTGATTATATAATCTGTCATGGAGTATTTTCTTGGGTATCAGATGAAGTAAAGGAGGCTATATTAAAAGTTGTTAAATCAAGTTTAACAGAAAATGGTGTAGCTGTAATTTCATATAACACATATCCAGGTTGGAAAAGAATAGATGTAGCTAGAGATTTAATGCTATTTAGTATTGAAAATTTAAAAGATAGATTATTAAATGTAAATGACCAAGATAAAGTTGAAATGGGTAAAAGTGCAATAAGATTTTATTTAGATAATTCTATAGTTGATGAAAATATGAAAGATGTTTTAAAGAATTTATTAGATAAAGATACACATTATCTTTATCATGAATATTTTGAAAAATATAATGATCCTATGTATTTTTATGAATTTTCTAAAATGTTAGCAAAACATAATTTAATTCATGTTGTAGATAGTAGTATGTCTAATTCTTATCCTAATTTTAATCAAGAAGTAAAAACTGCAATAAATAATGAATGTGGTGATAATAGGATAGCAAAAGAACAGTATTATGATTTTTTAAGAAATGCACAATTTAGAACTAGTATTATAACTCATAGTGAAAATTCTAGTAAAGTTAATTTAACAGATGAAATATTACTTGAAAGATTAGATGATATATATGTTAGAGGAGTGTATTCTCTTGAAGATGGAAAATGGAAATATGGAGAAACAGAGTTATATGAACAAAATGATAAATTATTAAAATACTTAACAGACATATATCCTAAAAATATTAAAATTAAGAAATTAGTTGAAAAATTTGGAAAAGATGAATATTATAAAATATATGGATTAATATATAGAGAAAATATAGAATATGATATATATGAGAGAGGAACTTCTGATGAAAGTCAAATAGGACCTATGAATTTAAACTATTTAAAATATTGTTTTGGAGCTAATAGTAAAATAACATTTTCTAGTTATAAAGGAGAAATACTTGAACTTCCAGAATATTTAACTATTCTAGTAGACTTATTATATGAATCTAATTTAGATAGTTTAAAAGATAAAATAGTTGAAAAATTTGAAACAGGAGAATTAGTTTCTAATGCAGAGAAAGATTTTTCAAAACTTGCAGATCTTGTAATAAAAGACATAAAAAGAATGGTGAAAGTATACGAGTTATATAGATAA
- a CDS encoding alpha/beta hydrolase, which produces MEIRKPKIDGYKLGSLSPQVKFIEELRLKEVEKIKARTFSSDIEKMRAAACILNTDITTTNIKVEIEKVNGIRVVKYLTDPENVDKLIIFFHGGAYFGGSTDIVHNSCKYIAEQTGATVISVDYSLAPEFPYPTSINEGYTILKHFENRYESIYLSGDSAGGGLACSVCIKDIEEGSKIADGLILYYPYLLISPNDNCRDDFIWDIKEYDIDETNSDAPLIKSLITELEDIILFVKNTYIKTNEPKDNYYISQINAPDSLLKQFPKTLIFTSEYDYLRLEAEYFHRRLKENGIKSVGIRYAGEVHAFIDKIGYSDNAIDSVSEIKKFIR; this is translated from the coding sequence ATGGAAATTAGAAAACCGAAAATAGATGGGTATAAATTAGGAAGTCTTTCTCCTCAAGTAAAATTTATAGAAGAATTAAGACTTAAAGAAGTGGAGAAAATAAAGGCAAGAACATTTTCTTCAGATATTGAAAAAATGAGAGCAGCAGCTTGTATTCTTAATACTGATATAACAACGACTAATATTAAAGTTGAAATTGAAAAGGTAAATGGAATTAGAGTAGTAAAATATTTAACAGATCCAGAAAATGTAGATAAATTAATAATATTTTTCCATGGAGGAGCATATTTTGGTGGTTCTACAGATATAGTGCATAATAGTTGTAAATATATAGCAGAACAAACAGGAGCAACAGTAATTTCTGTTGATTATTCACTAGCCCCAGAATTTCCATATCCAACATCTATAAATGAGGGATATACTATACTTAAACATTTTGAAAATAGATATGAAAGTATTTATTTAAGTGGAGATAGTGCAGGAGGAGGACTTGCATGTTCAGTATGTATTAAAGATATAGAGGAGGGAAGTAAAATAGCTGATGGTTTAATACTTTATTATCCTTACCTACTTATATCACCAAATGATAACTGTAGAGATGACTTTATATGGGATATTAAGGAATATGATATAGATGAAACAAATTCTGATGCACCTTTAATAAAATCATTAATAACAGAATTAGAAGATATCATATTATTTGTGAAAAATACATATATTAAAACAAATGAACCTAAGGACAATTACTATATCTCACAAATAAATGCACCAGATAGTTTACTTAAACAATTTCCAAAGACATTAATATTTACATCGGAGTATGATTATTTAAGATTAGAGGCAGAATACTTCCATAGAAGACTTAAAGAAAATGGAATAAAATCAGTAGGAATAAGATATGCAGGAGAAGTCCACGCATTTATAGATAAAATAGGATATAGCGACAATGCTATAGATAGTGTAAGTGAAATTAAGAAATTTATTAGATAA
- a CDS encoding alpha/beta hydrolase, with amino-acid sequence MDIRKPKSEEYRPGHFSPEVKYINELRIKEAEKREIKTFSTRLEKLRDEMWAPNIDITSTYIRNDIEKIDGIRVVKYSKKTENMKKLIIYFHGGAYFGGSTDLVHNSCRYIAEQTDATVISVDYSLAPEFPYPKAINEGYTILKYFENKYEDIYLCGDSAGGGLACSVCIKDIEEGSKIAKGLILYYPVLLIDLNDNCRNDFTWDIKEYDIDKNNSEALNAIMYLKDIMPFIKEMYIKTNEPKDNYYISQINAPDSLLKQFPKTLIFTSEYDYLRLEAEYFHKRLKENGIKSVGIRYAGEVHGFITKVGYNDNIVNSVNEITEFIK; translated from the coding sequence ATGGATATAAGAAAACCTAAATCAGAAGAATATAGACCAGGGCATTTTTCTCCTGAAGTAAAATATATAAATGAATTAAGAATTAAAGAAGCTGAAAAAAGAGAAATAAAAACATTTTCTACAAGACTTGAGAAATTAAGAGATGAAATGTGGGCACCAAATATTGATATTACTTCTACATATATTAGAAATGATATAGAAAAGATAGATGGTATAAGAGTAGTAAAATACTCTAAAAAAACAGAAAATATGAAAAAATTAATAATATATTTCCATGGTGGAGCATATTTTGGTGGTTCTACAGATCTTGTTCATAATAGTTGTAGATATATAGCTGAACAAACAGATGCTACTGTAATTTCTGTTGATTATTCATTAGCCCCAGAATTTCCATATCCAAAAGCTATAAATGAAGGATATACTATACTTAAATATTTTGAAAATAAATATGAAGATATTTATTTATGTGGGGATAGTGCAGGAGGAGGACTTGCATGTTCAGTGTGTATTAAAGATATAGAAGAGGGAAGTAAAATAGCAAAAGGTCTAATACTTTATTACCCTGTTTTACTTATAGATTTAAATGATAATTGTAGAAATGATTTTACTTGGGATATTAAAGAATATGACATAGATAAAAATAATTCAGAGGCATTAAATGCGATAATGTATTTAAAGGATATAATGCCATTTATTAAGGAAATGTATATTAAAACAAATGAACCTAAGGACAATTACTATATCTCACAAATAAATGCACCAGATAGTTTACTTAAACAATTTCCAAAGACATTAATATTTACATCAGAGTATGATTATTTAAGATTAGAAGCAGAATATTTTCATAAAAGACTTAAAGAAAATGGAATAAAATCAGTAGGAATAAGATATGCAGGAGAAGTGCATGGATTTATTACTAAAGTAGGGTATAATGATAATATAGTAAATAGTGTAAATGAAATAACAGAGTTTATTAAATAA
- the mreB gene encoding rod shape-determining protein, which produces MFKNLVRMFKKNFMLNKNVKDIGIDLGTANTVLYVKGENIVINEPTYVAINTKMNDNIEFIGKKAKEIMGRTPGYMEVKRPLKNGVISDYEITEKMLSIFLSKIKKGELYNDRVIICVPSGVTQVERRAVVDAVKDAGAKEVYLIEEPIAAAVGAGIDMFEPKGHLIVDIGGGTTEIAFIVSGGAAKTHSIKTAGDQLNVDIVEYVRDNFNLNIGEKTAEDLKIVATNSENLEELCQIKGAEAVTGIPKEIKISVKEVNDAINKSVDHIIYEIDKVIEEITPEIAADIFETGIYLSGGGASIKILKDKIEEKFKLKVTVCNEPIYAVINGIANIFQEFAKYKNMLIPTTNEY; this is translated from the coding sequence ATGTTTAAAAATTTAGTTAGGATGTTTAAAAAAAATTTTATGTTAAATAAAAATGTTAAGGATATAGGGATAGATTTAGGTACTGCAAATACTGTTCTTTATGTTAAAGGTGAAAATATAGTAATAAATGAACCAACATATGTAGCAATAAATACTAAAATGAATGATAATATAGAATTTATAGGAAAAAAAGCTAAAGAAATAATGGGAAGAACTCCAGGATATATGGAAGTTAAAAGACCTTTAAAAAACGGAGTTATATCTGATTATGAAATTACTGAAAAAATGTTATCTATTTTTTTAAGTAAGATAAAAAAAGGAGAGCTATATAACGATAGAGTAATAATATGTGTTCCAAGTGGAGTTACTCAGGTTGAAAGAAGAGCAGTTGTTGATGCTGTTAAAGATGCTGGAGCAAAAGAAGTTTATCTTATTGAAGAACCAATAGCAGCTGCTGTTGGAGCAGGCATAGATATGTTTGAACCTAAGGGTCATTTAATAGTTGATATAGGTGGAGGAACTACAGAAATAGCCTTTATAGTTTCTGGTGGAGCGGCAAAAACACATTCTATTAAAACAGCAGGAGATCAATTAAATGTAGATATAGTAGAATATGTTAGAGATAATTTTAATTTGAATATAGGAGAAAAAACAGCAGAAGATTTAAAAATTGTTGCAACTAATTCAGAGAATTTAGAAGAACTATGTCAAATTAAAGGAGCTGAAGCTGTAACAGGGATACCTAAAGAAATTAAAATTTCAGTTAAAGAAGTTAATGATGCTATTAATAAAAGTGTTGATCATATAATATATGAGATAGATAAAGTAATAGAAGAAATTACTCCCGAAATAGCTGCTGATATATTTGAAACAGGTATATATTTATCAGGTGGAGGAGCAAGTATAAAGATATTAAAAGATAAAATAGAAGAGAAATTTAAATTAAAAGTTACAGTATGTAATGAACCTATATATGCTGTAATAAATGGAATAGCAAACATATTCCAAGAATTTGCTAAGTATAAGAATATGTTGATTCCGACTACTAATGAATATTAA
- a CDS encoding DNA translocase FtsK yields the protein MSKYKKGKKNINKNISNNNPNIWINASVLIISIFLLGLVLMERFISTDTFIETFLGLIVANLKIIFGKTVIVFLLLVILFNFFAIRNRKKISSMPLIRKIMWILSFLFLSMSLTVFSLAKITGETMFDAGQEILANAFMYKGGGIIGAIISIPFFTVVNEPWFFFSAITMFLITSFFAMGKTIRLIYLNITNTLDYYSSEEYLNKKKIIEAKKTYEKRLQEAEDKQFEESFVNYFVNKTNKKLEDEIFKKLDEDKTLENKEVEYYSEKELNAKQKEWNEYYDRMLEIRKYEIEKAKLQQEKKVLEKIEKENYEALNRQEKQLEQEDKEEKIEIPETFDEIDEIEEEVFEIDEPIDETSESLEEIIPEPVQVIDREELKVALADVFKDKSMDPEKISEMKREIEKNIENLEEVLRNFGVDAKVVDYGTGPTITRYEIKIPKNVRVKKVTELEDDIAMYLKAERIRIEAPIPGKDAIGIETPNKIKEPVYFSNLIKSRELEQGILPVVLGKDIVGNNKIIDIAKLPHLLIAGTTGSGKSVCINTIISSLISKKSDDEVKFIMVDPKMVELMPYNGIAHLLTPVIIDPNMAAIALKWAVNEMEERYKKLASLGLRNIEAYNKKYVKEKLPYIVIIIDELADLMMVSSNNVEQSIARIAQKARAIGIHLIVATQRPSVDVVTGMIKANLPSRISFALRSNTDSRTILDQVGAEKLLGMGDMLFLDNGKAKLERVQGAYISDDEINKLTDIIKSKKVAVYNEEILVEEEQGNNNNRDPLYEKAVLIAKRPNIDRLSISLLQRELSTGFNRASKLCEELRNNGVIDEQNRYINSELD from the coding sequence ATGTCTAAATATAAGAAAGGTAAAAAGAATATAAATAAAAATATAAGTAATAACAACCCTAATATATGGATAAATGCTAGTGTATTAATAATATCAATATTTTTACTAGGATTAGTATTAATGGAAAGGTTCATATCAACTGATACATTTATAGAAACATTTTTAGGTTTAATAGTTGCAAATTTAAAAATAATTTTTGGTAAAACAGTAATAGTTTTTCTTTTATTAGTAATACTATTTAATTTTTTTGCTATTAGAAATAGAAAAAAAATAAGTTCTATGCCTTTAATAAGAAAAATAATGTGGATACTATCTTTCCTATTTTTATCAATGAGTTTAACTGTATTTAGCTTAGCTAAAATAACAGGAGAAACTATGTTTGATGCAGGGCAAGAAATACTAGCAAATGCTTTTATGTATAAAGGTGGAGGAATAATAGGAGCTATAATTTCTATACCATTTTTTACTGTAGTAAATGAGCCATGGTTTTTCTTTTCAGCTATTACTATGTTTTTAATTACATCTTTCTTTGCTATGGGTAAAACTATTAGATTAATATATTTAAATATAACAAACACTTTAGATTACTATTCAAGTGAAGAATATTTAAATAAAAAGAAAATAATTGAAGCAAAGAAGACATATGAAAAAAGATTACAAGAAGCAGAAGATAAACAATTTGAAGAAAGCTTTGTAAACTATTTTGTAAATAAGACTAATAAAAAATTAGAAGATGAAATATTTAAAAAATTAGATGAAGATAAGACTTTAGAAAACAAGGAAGTTGAATATTATAGTGAAAAAGAATTAAATGCTAAGCAAAAAGAATGGAATGAATATTATGATAGAATGCTTGAAATTAGGAAATATGAAATAGAAAAAGCTAAATTACAGCAAGAAAAAAAAGTACTTGAAAAAATAGAAAAAGAAAATTATGAAGCTTTAAATAGACAAGAAAAACAATTGGAACAAGAAGATAAAGAAGAAAAAATAGAAATACCTGAAACTTTTGATGAGATAGATGAAATAGAAGAAGAAGTTTTTGAAATTGATGAACCTATAGATGAAACATCAGAAAGTTTAGAAGAAATAATTCCAGAACCTGTTCAGGTTATAGATAGAGAAGAATTAAAAGTAGCACTTGCAGATGTGTTTAAGGATAAGAGCATGGATCCTGAAAAAATATCTGAAATGAAAAGAGAAATAGAAAAAAATATAGAAAATTTAGAGGAAGTATTAAGAAATTTCGGAGTAGATGCAAAAGTTGTTGATTATGGAACAGGACCAACTATTACTAGATATGAAATAAAAATACCTAAGAATGTAAGAGTTAAGAAAGTTACTGAACTTGAAGATGATATAGCTATGTATCTAAAGGCTGAAAGAATAAGAATAGAAGCCCCTATACCAGGAAAAGATGCTATAGGTATAGAAACTCCGAATAAGATAAAAGAACCAGTATATTTTTCTAATTTAATTAAATCAAGGGAACTTGAACAAGGAATATTACCTGTAGTATTAGGTAAGGACATAGTAGGTAATAATAAAATTATAGATATTGCAAAACTCCCACATTTATTAATAGCAGGAACTACTGGAAGTGGGAAATCAGTTTGTATTAACACTATAATATCATCTTTAATAAGTAAGAAAAGTGATGATGAAGTTAAATTCATAATGGTAGATCCAAAAATGGTTGAACTTATGCCATATAATGGGATAGCACATTTATTAACACCTGTTATTATAGATCCTAACATGGCAGCTATAGCACTTAAATGGGCTGTTAATGAAATGGAAGAAAGGTATAAAAAACTTGCAAGTCTTGGACTTAGAAATATAGAGGCGTATAATAAGAAATATGTTAAAGAGAAATTACCATATATAGTAATAATAATAGATGAGTTAGCTGATTTAATGATGGTATCATCAAATAATGTAGAACAGTCTATAGCAAGAATTGCTCAAAAAGCTAGAGCTATAGGAATACATTTAATAGTAGCAACTCAAAGACCATCTGTTGATGTAGTAACAGGTATGATTAAAGCAAATCTTCCAAGTAGAATATCATTTGCATTAAGGTCTAATACAGATTCAAGAACAATTTTAGATCAGGTTGGAGCAGAAAAATTACTTGGAATGGGAGATATGCTATTTTTAGATAATGGTAAAGCTAAACTTGAAAGAGTTCAAGGAGCATATATATCAGATGATGAAATTAATAAATTAACAGATATTATTAAAAGTAAGAAAGTCGCTGTATATAATGAGGAAATTTTAGTAGAAGAAGAACAAGGTAATAATAATAATAGAGATCCACTTTATGAAAAAGCTGTTCTTATAGCAAAAAGACCTAATATAGATAGATTATCTATTTCATTATTACAAAGGGAATTAAGTACAGGATTTAATAGGGCTTCAAAATTATGCGAAGAACTTAGAAATAATGGTGTTATTGATGAACAAAATAGATACATAAATTCAGAGTTAGATTAA
- a CDS encoding histidine phosphatase family protein: MIVYLVRHGKTKWNLEERIQGWADSPLLPDDKSPEKAAEKLKGIHFDYVCSSDLGRAVETKRRILEILGIENEENEHPEFREVGFGVLEGMPISVLKDEYADLWRRYKTYSEDFVPSDFFEGFESVKDVKTRALGKLNEIKKIYGEDSTILVIAHGSIMSILEHDGKEIDEPAVIIENGGVLKLEI, from the coding sequence ATGATAGTATATTTAGTAAGGCATGGTAAGACAAAATGGAACCTTGAAGAAAGAATACAAGGTTGGGCAGATTCACCATTACTACCTGATGATAAATCGCCAGAAAAAGCTGCTGAAAAATTAAAAGGAATACATTTTGATTATGTTTGTAGTAGTGATCTAGGAAGAGCTGTTGAAACTAAAAGAAGAATACTAGAAATACTTGGAATAGAAAATGAAGAAAATGAGCATCCAGAATTTAGAGAAGTAGGTTTTGGTGTTTTAGAAGGAATGCCTATTTCAGTTTTGAAAGATGAATATGCAGATTTATGGAGAAGATATAAGACATATTCAGAAGATTTTGTTCCTTCAGATTTTTTTGAAGGTTTTGAGAGTGTAAAAGATGTTAAAACTAGAGCTTTAGGTAAGCTTAATGAAATAAAGAAAATTTATGGAGAAGATTCAACTATACTAGTAATAGCACATGGTTCTATCATGTCTATACTAGAACATGATGGTAAAGAAATAGATGAACCAGCAGTGATTATAGAAAATGGAGGAGTTTTAAAATTAGAAATTTAA
- the tsaD gene encoding tRNA (adenosine(37)-N6)-threonylcarbamoyltransferase complex transferase subunit TsaD yields MLILAIESSCDETSVAILKDGKNVLSNVIATQIDIHKEYGGVVPEIASRHHIENILTVYDKALKEANCKISDISYIAVTNTPGLIGSLLVGLMFAKGLSLSNNIPLIPVNHIEGHIFSTFIDYEPKLPMLTLVASGGHTSLYLIDENKDLTLLGETLDDAIGEAYDKVARILGLEYPGGPLLEKMAIMGHNSFDIPTPKVSGYDFSFSGIKTFITNYVNRKKMKGEDFNKEDLAKTFQDKIIEVLIDKLSKASRKNNIKTISVVGGVSANKAIREAIINSEYFENVDILFPKFEYCTDNAAMIASACYHKNLREENMFIDAIDTKTKKQGGL; encoded by the coding sequence ATGTTGATTTTAGCTATTGAAAGTTCATGTGATGAAACATCTGTTGCCATATTAAAAGATGGTAAAAATGTATTAAGTAATGTAATCGCAACTCAAATAGATATACATAAGGAATATGGTGGAGTAGTTCCAGAAATTGCTTCAAGACATCATATAGAAAATATATTAACTGTTTATGATAAGGCACTTAAAGAAGCTAATTGTAAAATTAGCGATATTTCATATATAGCTGTAACTAACACTCCTGGATTAATAGGTTCTCTTTTAGTTGGATTAATGTTTGCAAAAGGATTAAGTTTGTCAAATAATATACCATTAATACCTGTAAATCATATTGAAGGACATATTTTTTCAACTTTTATAGATTATGAACCTAAACTTCCAATGCTAACTTTAGTTGCATCAGGTGGTCATACATCCCTATACTTAATTGATGAAAATAAAGATTTAACCTTACTTGGAGAAACCCTTGATGATGCAATAGGAGAAGCTTATGATAAAGTTGCAAGAATATTAGGTCTTGAATATCCTGGAGGCCCCCTACTTGAAAAAATGGCAATTATGGGTCATAATAGTTTTGATATACCTACTCCAAAAGTTTCAGGTTATGATTTCAGTTTTAGTGGGATTAAAACATTTATTACTAATTATGTAAATAGAAAAAAAATGAAAGGTGAAGATTTTAATAAAGAAGATCTTGCAAAAACTTTCCAAGATAAGATTATAGAGGTTTTAATAGATAAGCTATCAAAAGCAAGTAGAAAAAATAATATTAAAACTATATCTGTAGTTGGAGGAGTTTCAGCAAATAAGGCTATACGTGAGGCAATTATTAATTCTGAATATTTCGAAAATGTAGATATACTGTTTCCTAAATTTGAATACTGTACTGATAATGCTGCAATGATAGCTTCTGCATGTTATCATAAAAATTTGAGAGAAGAAAATATGTTTATCGATGCAATAGACACAAAAACAAAAAAACAAGGAGGTTTATAG
- a CDS encoding DUF4912 domain-containing protein, translating to MNNIFILLVLFLLAYIYTKKKKTDYTEVISKENNISEVDSMEKVEMIDLENSELGIREILKIKKAKSGSYRNYPNQNSLKQIYRRKPKYLVNSKYTFNENNHDEDKLKVEMSKYLIFEQQEEKYFNKRPLPEQYHNNEIVLIPKNTDTLFTYWEIREDFYYTLNNDNKLVNENPVIILKSVDGEEKVKIQTHSRNGSMYINNVDSNQEYIVYLGYLDEFNNFIEIAHSTEANVPNPLPSENFNVNWGVSEVINVDGKQVISFKNIDKNNVSSYLGYQQEVLDKELLSDEEIQSLVRKEDEARLLNGSSFQGSSFTGSSKI from the coding sequence ATGAACAATATCTTTATATTATTAGTATTATTCCTTTTAGCCTATATCTATACTAAAAAGAAAAAAACTGACTATACAGAGGTTATATCAAAAGAAAATAATATTAGTGAGGTTGATAGTATGGAAAAAGTTGAAATGATAGATTTAGAAAATTCAGAACTTGGTATAAGAGAAATATTAAAAATTAAGAAAGCTAAATCAGGAAGTTATAGAAACTATCCTAACCAAAATTCGTTGAAACAAATTTATAGAAGAAAGCCTAAATACTTAGTAAATAGTAAATATACTTTTAATGAAAATAATCATGATGAAGATAAATTAAAAGTTGAAATGTCTAAATATTTAATATTTGAACAACAAGAAGAAAAATACTTTAATAAAAGACCTCTTCCTGAACAATATCATAATAATGAGATAGTATTAATACCTAAAAATACAGATACTTTATTTACATATTGGGAAATTAGAGAAGATTTTTATTATACATTAAATAATGATAATAAATTAGTTAATGAAAATCCTGTTATAATACTTAAGAGTGTAGATGGGGAAGAAAAAGTAAAAATACAAACTCATTCAAGAAATGGAAGTATGTATATTAATAATGTAGATTCTAATCAAGAATATATAGTTTATTTAGGTTATTTAGATGAATTTAACAATTTCATTGAAATTGCACATTCAACTGAAGCAAATGTACCTAATCCATTACCATCTGAAAACTTCAATGTAAATTGGGGTGTATCTGAGGTAATAAATGTAGATGGAAAACAAGTTATATCTTTTAAAAATATTGATAAAAACAATGTATCTTCTTATTTAGGATATCAACAAGAAGTTTTAGATAAAGAATTATTATCAGATGAAGAAATACAATCATTAGTGAGAAAAGAAGATGAAGCTAGATTATTAAATGGTTCATCATTTCAAGGATCTTCTTTCACTGGTTCATCGAAGATATAA